TTCAGATGGAACAATTGGCCTTAACAAGGTGATATTTACATGCAGTGTGCACACCGGGTGATAAGGCGGTGAGCgaagtgaatgaatgacagagagcgtctgttttttttgtttttttttcagcgcaacataaaacacactcacCCAAGCACGTTGTAATGAGAGGAAACAGGTGCTCAGTGGCTGGTGCTATTGATTACAAAAGCGTTCTGCTGAATTTACTCTTCATTAGGTGTCTTTATGTGTTGAATCACCAGTTGCTGTTGTAATCTGTAGGGTTAAATATTTGACATCTATGCTTTGTGTCTTTTatagtcttttttttaccttgggTCATTAAGTTCACTTCAAAAAAGCTTTACACAACTTTAATTACATATTgactttaattttcttttaagtAAAAATAAGCAGCCCCCACTCTGTAATAAACCTGATACTCTGATGTTTACTAGAATGTGAATCCATGTAGGATGAACCAGTTCTCACTTGATCCAATTAACATCTCGGCGTGTGTTCAAATTGAACTCTTGAATGTATTGTTGTCATTGTGAGCATTGTATGGACGTGATGCAACTTGGACCAATCAGTGTTTGACCACTTTCTGGTCTCTTACCTCTAGGCCCCGTGGAGAAGCATGTGATGACTCACGCAAGGCAGAAGGGTTCCCTCAGGCAGAGCCACAGTAGCACTGATTGGTGGGATAGTTGTCCTCTTTGGCCACATGGTGGCACTATGGGCGGCGCCTGGCCTGAGCGCTCGCTGCGATTTGGCAGGACAAAGAAGATAAGTGAGGTCGTCAAGCAAGGGAAAGACATGGGGAAGAAGACGACTcacaagagagggagaaaggaaaAATGTGACCAGAACAGAAAACTGGACCGACGGCGTGACAAAAaactggacaggaagttgtaTCCCTTGAGGGGGCGAGCTGGAGGTTCAGGTGAGGAGGGCCTCAGCTGCCATGTCCTCCTCACACGATTGGAGGAAAGCATTCGTGAAAAGAAGAGTtctgaagaaaatgaagaaaacaattcACACCGCCATTCATCCCTTAAACTTAAAAccaaaaaggggaaaaacaatGAGAGAAGAGAAGCAAAACATTCACCGAAAAGCAAATCAAAGTCAGTTAGTTCAAGTCATGGTGAAGCTCTTCATGTCTTAGAACCACGCAAGCGTCGTCTGGCCTCTCTCAATGCTGAGGCGGTGAACAGTCTCCTCCTGGAAAGAGCTTCTGACCTTCAGCCAGCAGCCAAACAGGCCAGGACACAGGAAGAATCGACAAGTGGAGCAGGTTCCCCAGATGCAGACGCAGTCAGAAGTGGTGTCCATGGAGGTCTGAAGGCTTCGCGAGGACACACCAGTAAAGTCTCAACATCTCACAGGCATGATCTGTGCCAAAGTTCAAAAATGGCCAAGAAGGCCAAAGTCATCCGCGGGGAGATGAGTCAGGAGAGTCTGAATGCCCCCGCGCCCAGACGATTGGCTGGACTCAACGCTGCAGCTCTGCTGAAGTTAACCAGCTCCTCTGCAACCAGCAAACAGAGATTAAAGGCTCCTCCCACAGCTACTATCACATCAGACTGCAAGCCTCCGGCCTCAGTCTCTACCCCTAAACAAGACTCTAGAGTCAAACTCCGACCCAAGGGACGACCACAGAAGCTGAAGGGGAAAAAGAGCCCCTCCCCACACAGCGGCTGTACAGCCTGCAATAAGAAAGCAGACTTTGAGCCCAAAGTGGAGTGGGACACCAATAGCTGCACCCATAGACTGACCAAACCAGGCTACCAATCACGCAGCATGCTCGGTTACCCGCTGAAGCAAGTGaaggaggagcagctggagacTGAACTGAGCCCGTACTACTGCTGTCCTCCAGAGGGTTCTGTGGAGTACTGCCACCGCTTGGCCTTCTTCCTGGGCCAGCAGCCCTATGGAGAATCAGATGATCAGCCCCTGAACACAGCCATGACCCCTGTGAAGCGCGAGTGCCTCGTATCCTCACCGTCCCTGACCCATTCCCATCCACACACAGCCCTGACCCTCAGTCCCCATCCCTGCCTCTGTACTGCTGACCACTGCTTCTCAAGCTACTACGTCCACATCGCCCACCCGACACACACTGGAACCACATCACCGGGTCTGGCCTCGCGACCTCTGAACTTTGCCCCCTCCAGTTTGTGCCCTAACCAGATGACTAGCTCCAAGCTGCTGGACTCGCGGATGTCCCATCCCTCGGGGCTGCCTCACCCCGCCTACTGCAACTCTGTGGCTTCGCCCTGCTACGGTGACGCCTGTGGGATGAATGGCTACACCTACAGGGCCGTGCCTCCCGTCACCAGCAGGGGGTGTTCTTACAGCACAGGATGCACTGGATGTACGCACAGCATCAAAACAGGTAAGTAGGAAATACAGACTTTTGTCTCTTATCTTGAAACAACGTAAACCCCGTTCAGACTTGGTATTACTGTCTGTCCTTAGTCATCCAATCAAAGGCATGCAAAGGCGTGAACTATCCTAATCCATCccatcacagaaaccacattttgAGGtggttttaaaatgcatgtaacCACATTCCTGGGCTGTATGAATAAAATTACAATGGATTGGGGGGGGGGACACCTCTGCAGCTGACAACGCTACGCTAATCAGTGCCAGTGTTTTGAGTCCTAATGTCCACGACTTGTGACTCTGAGTCTGATTTAACCATTGACTGCAGAAGGACTCGGATGTTGGAGACGAGGACTTTTCAGTTGTTAAAgactgtttttctgttgtcaCATTCTTGTAGTGctgtatttcaaatatttaaggCGTCGTAAACAATTAATGAGTATAGCTGTGTTTTGTACTTTCTGGGATGACCGAACCACTGAGGAATATTAGCTGCTCCACCTCTAACCTGTGAGCGACTACGCTGTTCAGGTCAGAGAGAACAACCCCTGCCTCTGTCggtgtttatttctgtttttgtttcccaaCTGGAACCACAGCCTGACACAATTAATATCAGCAGCTGTAACCATGGTCACTGGTCGCTGGTTTTCCCCGATCACAGACACTTGCGGGGTGAATGAGTGTTTATACACCCAACTgacagagccagaaccagaactggCCGTCatcttaaaaaatattgtacGTCCTGCTTCTGTGGCGCAGCTCAACGCAGGGAacgaaggaaaaaaaagtcagaaaatgcaCACATCTAAAGTTGAGAAGTTATAATTAACGACAGCATGCGAGTAAAACAGAAGAATAGCACCATAACGATAGAGGTTTACTCACAAGAAATGATTTTCTTCTACGTGCATTTAATGGCCTTGATGCCTCTTtggcctggatttatttttctattaaaatTAAGTGCATAAAGTGTGCAAGTGCAAGTTATTAAACAGTAGTGTCTGGATGTAAATATGCTACCTTTATGTTAACTGTACATGAATTACGTGATCAAGTATAATGtgaataccaggtctgaacgggggcccacatcatcatcatcgtcatcatctaCTGACTCATTCCACAAACTGTTTCTCTCTTATGTAAATATCATTGTCATGTTAATCTGGAATAACAGAGAATGTTGTAATGAGCACATTTAGCATTTTCAATATGATTTGAAGCAGGTAGAGTATTTTTCCCCGCTCGGTGGTAAGTCCGTCGTTATCCCGGCTCATTTTGCTTCACTCGTCTTTTAGACTGAACTTGAGATTCCTTTGTTCCTTTGTTGTGCCTGAAGCGAGTTGTGTGGCTGAACATGTGCGAGTATTTCTgtcgtttttttctttgttttccacagCTCAAGGCTCTGACTTAGATATTTTTTGATAAGgagtaatatttttaatatagatGCCTTAAACAgacatgcatgtgtatgtatgtagaggttgtttttttattttagttcatCCTTGGAGGAGCCATGCAAGACTTTAAGTTGAAGAACGGCTACTGAGTGTGTTTGAGTTTATTGTCTGccaaggattttttttattctcttgcATCCTCTGTCTGTTTACTCGATTATGCAAGTACTGCGCCGCTGTGCATCAAACTTTGTGGAAAGATGCAGCAGGGGTCAGTAAAGAAGTCATTACATTTTtggtggtgttttatttttttggtgtgCCATTTTTCAATAGTACAGCATAATTTTTCAGAGAACATTTGGATCTTGATTTAGATCATCAgaaatgtatgatttatttatgaatacaGTCAATGTTACATCATCTGTAAGAGTGTTatgttatgtctttttttttttttttaaatttcacttttttccttttccagaGGGATACGCCTCCCCTCAGGGTGACCGCAGCCCGTCTCTTCTGGTGTCCCCCTCCCTGCCCATGTCCAGCTGCCCACTGTCCACCGCGCCCACTTCCACCCAGACTAAACCCCACCTGCTGACCCCCTTGTCAGACCCATCCCAGGCCAGGTTGAAGCTGGCCAGAGAATGTCCTCAGAGCACCAAAACGTCCAATGGCTCCCTGTCCATAGGCCGCACAAGACTGCCCCAGAAACAGCCGTCGCCGGTGCCAAGCCTGAGCAGcaccaaacaaaagaaaatcagccGCAGACGCGCCACCAACGGTTGGCGGCCTGTTGGAATGCCCACAGAGAGGGAGGTCTTCATCGCGGTAGGTTGTTTGTGTACAGTCTCCAGATTATAGACACTAGTGTCTGATTGTACCTGCTTTTCTCTCCTAATCTACATGATTATAGCATGTTTGGAGAAACAtgtcaaaaaggaaaaagtagGCCGGTGGGAAAAGATAATTGTGTTTTGAccacacagttttctttttttttttgttggtgacAGATTcgtttttttattcctctgcaCAGACGACAGCCAGTGCTGAACACAGAATTTACCAGTTGTCCCTCATTTTGTCTGTCTCGACGTTATAAACATGGTGACTCAGTAACTCCtggaaaatgtttctttttgttttctttcagttgATGAGAATTGATGTGAATTTGAATGTCACCGTGACCTCACAAATCATATTTGCATGGTGTTTGAAAATTTTGATAAATTTGCCACCAACTTTTATCTTGGActcaaatgataaaaatgtaaaaaagtgcAAGAACTTTGTGTCCTCGCATTCCTGAAAATGAGATTATATATGTTGGTAATGCTTGGAATGAACCGACCTCGGTGACCTGATTGCGTGTCGTGACAGTGGCAGTTATGAGTGTTCACTAGTACTGGCATAGAAATGCACCTTTGATGTGTCGTCTTTGACCACATGAGATCACATCAAGCTTCTCCCTTCctgtattcaaacacacactgatgtctTGTCTCTCAGCGATAAAGGGATTGTGactgtgttgatgtgtgtttgtgtaagtgatggagagaaaagagagacgAGGGAAGCTGAGTTAAGTACCGCGTGCCTTGCTGTAACATGACCTTGTGATTGACCTctgaaaaactttatttattcaagaTTTTGGAGGCAAAAGGTGACTCTGACAACACAGAATGTGATGCCATTTCTCttcagtaaataataatgaaagtcCAGTGTGTCATTGTAACATTTTTATGTTCTGTCAACACCACAACTCTGGACCAACTTACCATTTAACGACGAGATGGAAATTGGAGTTGTCTTTGTAATGATAATCTGTCCGTGTGTGcgcacctgtctgtctgtctcagggAGAAGATGAGACAGCCCTGCGTCAGTGTTATGAAGGAGTGGAGAGGGACGGTGAAGTGATACGTGTCAGAGACACTGTGCTGCTACGATCGGGCCCCAGGAAGAAGTCGCTCCCATACGTTGCCAAGATATCATCGCTGTGGGAGGACCCCAAAACAGGTAAAGGACACAAGGAGGGGGAAGACTGTTAAAGATACAGCGTTCTGTGTGCatggatgggtgggtggatAAAGCTCATGGCCAAGCTTGTttacccctgtgtgtgtgtgtgtgtgtgtgtgtctcaattTGCTGCCTCAGGAGAGCTGATGATGAGTCTTTTCTGGTACTACCGACCTGAGCACACCCAGGGAGGACGAGATCCCAGCGCACACTGTGAGGTGAGGCTTCAATGATTCAGAGTAAAGACTTACATTTGCACAGTGGTtatattacagtgtgtgtgtgtgtgtgtgtgtgtgtgtgtgtcagacaagAGTGCTACTTCCACAGTGACTCTTTTGTTTCATAATCTTGATTTTTCatactgaagtgtgtgttggTCAGAGGACGAGCTGAGCAGAGGCAGTTATGTGACCGTTGCTTTGATCTGACAGAGATAATCACGTCAAAATCATCTAGGGAGGCAAGAGGAATAAATAGaacaaatgtgcttgttttccAATAAaccctgggaaaaaaaaaacgtgaacaGCGATTCATAATCATGAATCTCGACTGCACACTGAGTTATTGTACAGTTTCATTGCTCTATTCATGTATTTTGCTTGTATTTATGTGATGACTTGTCTCACACAGCGCTGATATATCGTTTAATATTGAACGCTCCGTGTCTCTGTAGATCTCGTGCAGAAAGGATTGGCTTTAAAGCTACGATATCAagcagtacagtatatacagataGTGTACAGTCCTCAGGTTGTTAGAGGTGCCTTTGGGTTTGATGCATACAGAACCAAAGTCAGAGAAAACGGTTAAAAGGTGTTAGTAAGGGTTGAACACCGCTGTTTCATGAGATTAAAGGTATTTTAACTGCTTCAAAGAGTAATCCTTTTCTCTGGCGGCTTTGAGACTGTAGGTTTTGTTGACTAATTCACTTCTTATTTTGATTCAAAAAAATTttaaaatgagtgaatgatgagaagctgacgtcacgcTGGTGAATCTTCTGTGATTGGGCAATCGTTCCGCGGGGAGTCCTCAGCGCAATGACAAGTATATTGGCGTAAAGCTCTgcttctctgctttccggtatccatccatccgtccgtcttctaccgctttatcctccacatgagggtcacgcggggggtgctgtgcatTTTCTAGACATCACAAACGGTCCAGGGGTTACAGTcatgagaagtatgcatgccaagTTGTAATAGAAggagtttaatttaattttggtcGGGTTTTTTTGGTGGTGTCATCCAGTGAGAGGAActactggtgtgtttgtgtttc
The sequence above is drawn from the Solea senegalensis isolate Sse05_10M linkage group LG17, IFAPA_SoseM_1, whole genome shotgun sequence genome and encodes:
- the LOC122783623 gene encoding bromo adjacent homology domain-containing 1 protein; translation: MTHARQKGSLRQSHSSTDWWDSCPLWPHGGTMGGAWPERSLRFGRTKKISEVVKQGKDMGKKTTHKRGRKEKCDQNRKLDRRRDKKLDRKLYPLRGRAGGSGEEGLSCHVLLTRLEESIREKKSSEENEENNSHRHSSLKLKTKKGKNNERREAKHSPKSKSKSVSSSHGEALHVLEPRKRRLASLNAEAVNSLLLERASDLQPAAKQARTQEESTSGAGSPDADAVRSGVHGGLKASRGHTSKVSTSHRHDLCQSSKMAKKAKVIRGEMSQESLNAPAPRRLAGLNAAALLKLTSSSATSKQRLKAPPTATITSDCKPPASVSTPKQDSRVKLRPKGRPQKLKGKKSPSPHSGCTACNKKADFEPKVEWDTNSCTHRLTKPGYQSRSMLGYPLKQVKEEQLETELSPYYCCPPEGSVEYCHRLAFFLGQQPYGESDDQPLNTAMTPVKRECLVSSPSLTHSHPHTALTLSPHPCLCTADHCFSSYYVHIAHPTHTGTTSPGLASRPLNFAPSSLCPNQMTSSKLLDSRMSHPSGLPHPAYCNSVASPCYGDACGMNGYTYRAVPPVTSRGCSYSTGCTGCTHSIKTEGYASPQGDRSPSLLVSPSLPMSSCPLSTAPTSTQTKPHLLTPLSDPSQARLKLARECPQSTKTSNGSLSIGRTRLPQKQPSPVPSLSSTKQKKISRRRATNGWRPVGMPTEREVFIAGEDETALRQCYEGVERDGEVIRVRDTVLLRSGPRKKSLPYVAKISSLWEDPKTGELMMSLFWYYRPEHTQGGRDPSAHCENEIFASRHQDENSVACIEDRCYVLPLAQYCRFCALVKRRAEGAPSGSASMVPCRPEFAPPSHRCVPTDVDPELVYLCRHVYDFRYGRILKNLQ